The sequence CCTTCGAGCTTTGGCAGAACGGATTTCAGGCTCGCTTCCGAGTCGATCAGGAACTGCCCGGAGGCAACAACTTGCTGGCCTTCGGTCAGGCCGCTTCTGATTTCGGTGTCGTCGCCAGTCTCATTGCCGATAGTGACGGCGACAGGCTGCAAGCGTCCATCCGGATTCCTGACGATCACCAATGAGCGCTTGCCTGTCGTGATGACGGCTTCAGACGGAACCATCAAGCGCTGGATCTTTTTCGCGGCACCGATGCGCGCACGCATCAGCATTCCAGGCGTTAGCTTGAGGTCGGCATTGTCGATCTCAAGCCTTGCCTGCAGCGTGCGGCTACTGGTGCTGATGCCCGGCAAAATTTCGCGGATATGCCCGCTGAAATGCTGTTCCGGATCAGCGGAGAACACCGCATCGACACTCATGCCTGGACGAACCTGAAGCACCATGGCTTCCGGGATTTCAACGACGAGCCACAGCCTGCTGAGCCCGGAAATTTTCGCTAGTGTTTGCCCGGGCGAAACCATCGCACCATCACGCACGTTCAGTTCAGTCAGCACGCCGGTTTCTGGCGCAGAGAGCGTGATGTGCGTTTGCGCTTTGCCGGTGCGATCGAGACTGGCAATCACCCCGCTCGGAATCGACAGTGCCCGCATGCGTGCGCGTGACGCTGCAAGCATGGCGCTATCCATGCCGCTCCGTTTTAGCGCCAGATATTCTTCCTGCGGTGCGAGCCAGTCAGGCACAAATAGCGATGCAATCGGCTCGCCTCGTTTGACGTTCTGCATTGGCGCACGGGTGTAAAGGCGCTCGATGTAACCGGTGACGCGTGACTGAACGACGTCTGCTTTCGATTCATCGAACTGCGTCGTACCGACCGCGTCGAAGCCTTCTGCGATTTCTGTGCGACGGACTTTGGCGTAGCGGATGCCCAGGTTCTGCTGCAATCCTGGGTCGATCTTGATGCCGTTCGCGCTGCCCTCGTCAGCGTAGACCGGCTCTAATGGCATGTTCATGAAGGGCGATTTGCCCGGCTTGTCGAAATGCTGCTGCGGCACCATTGGGTCGTGCCAATACAGCACTTTTCGCCCTGTCTTCGGATCGGTTTTGCCGTTGTCGTTGTTGCTGCTGTCGCTAGAGGCTAAAGCCGTCGGCGGGCTACTTTCCGCAGAACGATGCGTGCCGCTGAAGTAGCCGATTCCGATTAACGCAGCGGCGGCAAATGTCATCAAGACCGCACGTGCCAGTGGTTTCTTTTGCATGAGGTTCTCCTTTACTGGCTAACGAGCGTGGCAGCTGGCATCGCAGCGGGCACCACCTGGTACTCGATCTGAGCCCAAGTCTGGGAAACGTCGCGCTGTAGTTCCAGTACCTGAAGCTGAGCATCGAGTTGCGCGCGTCTGGCGGCGAAGCTGTCTGCCAGCGAGCCGGTGCCTGCCTTGTATGCGGCGTTCGTGAGCTGGGTGCGCCGGTTCGCGGCGGGGAGAAGGGATTGCCGCAGATTCTCGATGCGCTCCCGGCCATTGGCGAGCGTTGCCGCCTGGGTGCGGAGATCCGCATCCACCTGACGTTGTGCGTCCTCGTACATCAGGCGCGCCCGGGTGCCGAGTTCTGCTTTTTCGGCGGCATCGCGGTTCTGGCGGTTCTTGCGATTGATTGGCAATGGAATGCTGACGCCAAACGAAACCATGTTCGAGTAATGGCCGCCGCGCTGCTGGTAGCCAAGCTCCCACGTCCAGTTGGGGCTGCGCTCGCTATTGGCCACGGCCGTGCTGGCGTCGGCTAGCGCAATCTCTCGTGAGGCCGCGATCAGCACGGGCTGGACCTCGCGCAGGGCTTCAGGCGGCAGCGATGCAACGTCAGATTGCGGTGCTGGCGGCTCACCGGCGACATCGGAAACGGGCGTTGCCGTCCAGCGCGCCAGGTTGATTAGGGTGTTCTGATAGGTCTGCTGGGCTTTCAGTAACTGGTCCTGAGTCTGTGCCAGCATCGCCTGGGCTTGCACAACATCGTCTGCTGTTGCTCGTGCACCTCGGTAAGAGGCCTTGGTTGCTTCCAGCTCGTGCGTCATGTGGTCGATGAGTTCGCGCTGCAACGAGAGCGCCCGCTTCGCATAGATCGCGTTTAGCCACGTCGTGGCTGTTTGCTGGCGTGTCCTTGTCAGTTGAACCAGGTAGCTGGCCCGCTCGCGGTCCACGACCTCATTCGCCAGCGCGGACCGGAGCCGGCGTTTGGTGCCAGAAACCCATTCCTGGCCGATGCCGATATGGCGCATCGTCATAAAGTCCTGGCCGATGGTGAACCGTTTCGCTCCGTTCACGGGCAGGTTGTCCACGCCAGCCTTCAGCATGGGATCGGGCAACTGGCCAGCCCGCACGGCTGCTTCTGAACTGGCGCGCACCGATGCCTGTGCGGCACCTATCGCCGATGAGTGCTCGGTGGCGGACTGGAGCGCAGCCTCAAGCGTGATGGGAGTTGATTGCGCGTGTGCCGCGATGCTGGCGAGAAACAGTGCGAGTGCGGCAAACAACGCATGTGTGTGCAGTGGTGCACGCCGGGTCGACGACGCGCCAAGAGATGAAGACATGATCTAACTCCAACGGCGGACTCCCACAGGGAATCCACGTCCTGAACGCAGGACGACTCTCACCGCCAACGCGGTGAACTTGTCACAGAGGAATTAGAGGGCGCGCGGCGGCCGCCAGAGTCCGGCCGGTGTACGGATGGAGAGCGACTGCGCGTAATGGAACACGACTGGGCTGGACAGCCCGGCGGGACGGGAAACGCTAGTAGGGGCGACGGGGTGATACAGGCTGCCGATCTGGCATTGCGTGGTGAGCTTGCAGAGGAAGCCTTTGGCTTTGTCTGACTGCGAGGATTGCGTTGTTTCGCAGTTGTGCATGTCTGACGACATGGCGTTGTCATCACCGGCATTCATGCTCATCGGCATCAGACATTCTCCAGTCAGCCCGCTAGCTGCCAGCCCACT is a genomic window of Paraburkholderia bonniea containing:
- a CDS encoding efflux RND transporter periplasmic adaptor subunit, which produces MQKKPLARAVLMTFAAAALIGIGYFSGTHRSAESSPPTALASSDSSNNDNGKTDPKTGRKVLYWHDPMVPQQHFDKPGKSPFMNMPLEPVYADEGSANGIKIDPGLQQNLGIRYAKVRRTEIAEGFDAVGTTQFDESKADVVQSRVTGYIERLYTRAPMQNVKRGEPIASLFVPDWLAPQEEYLALKRSGMDSAMLAASRARMRALSIPSGVIASLDRTGKAQTHITLSAPETGVLTELNVRDGAMVSPGQTLAKISGLSRLWLVVEIPEAMVLQVRPGMSVDAVFSADPEQHFSGHIREILPGISTSSRTLQARLEIDNADLKLTPGMLMRARIGAAKKIQRLMVPSEAVITTGKRSLVIVRNPDGRLQPVAVTIGNETGDDTEIRSGLTEGQQVVASGQFLIDSEASLKSVLPKLEGHPSAGASTPTAAPQTYDTTGKVEQVTATDITFSHQPVAALGWGAMTMTFGKPSPTAFPDVKPGQTVHFFFVQSDDGYQLSKIEPTGGAQ
- a CDS encoding TolC family protein, translating into MSSSLGASSTRRAPLHTHALFAALALFLASIAAHAQSTPITLEAALQSATEHSSAIGAAQASVRASSEAAVRAGQLPDPMLKAGVDNLPVNGAKRFTIGQDFMTMRHIGIGQEWVSGTKRRLRSALANEVVDRERASYLVQLTRTRQQTATTWLNAIYAKRALSLQRELIDHMTHELEATKASYRGARATADDVVQAQAMLAQTQDQLLKAQQTYQNTLINLARWTATPVSDVAGEPPAPQSDVASLPPEALREVQPVLIAASREIALADASTAVANSERSPNWTWELGYQQRGGHYSNMVSFGVSIPLPINRKNRQNRDAAEKAELGTRARLMYEDAQRQVDADLRTQAATLANGRERIENLRQSLLPAANRRTQLTNAAYKAGTGSLADSFAARRAQLDAQLQVLELQRDVSQTWAQIEYQVVPAAMPAATLVSQ